A genomic region of Paramormyrops kingsleyae isolate MSU_618 chromosome 19, PKINGS_0.4, whole genome shotgun sequence contains the following coding sequences:
- the LOC111841257 gene encoding rho-related GTP-binding protein RhoB-like, with protein sequence MAAIRKKLVVVGDGACGKTCLLIVFSKDEFPEVYVPTVFETYVADIEVDGKQVQLALWDTAGQEDYDRLRPLSYPDTDVILMCFSVDSPDSLENVPEKWVPEVKHFCPNVPIILVANKKELRNDEAIRNDLSKLKQEPVKPEDGRAMAARIGAYDYLECSAKTKDGVREVFETATRAALQKRPKTIGGCMKCCRLF encoded by the coding sequence ATGGCTGCAATCCGTAAGAAACTTGTGGTTGTCGGAGATGGTGCATGTGGCAAAACCTGTTTGCTGATCGTCTTCAGTAAAGATGAGTTTCCTGAAGTCTACGTGCCTACGGTATTTGAAACTTACGTGGCAGACATCGAGGTGGACGGCAAGCAAGTACAGCTGGCTCTTTGGGATACAGCCGGTCAAGAGGACTACGACCGCCTGCGCCCTCTATCTTACCCGGACACCGATGTCATCTTGATGTGCTTCTCCGTGGACAGTCCGGACTCGCTGGAAAACGTCCCCGAAAAGTGGGTGCCGGAGGTGAAGCACTTTTGCCCCAACGTGCCAATCATTTTGGTCGCTAACAAGAAGGAGTTGCGCAATGACGAGGCGATCAGGAACGACCTGTCTAAGCTGAAGCAGGAGCCGGTTAAACCGGAGGACGGGAGAGCCATGGCCGCTCGCATCGGGGCGTACGACTACCTGGAGTGCTCCGCAAAAACCAAGGATGGAGTACGTGAGGTGTTCGAGACCGCCACCCGAGCCGCCCTGCAGAAGAGACCCAAGACGATCGGCGGGTGTATGAAATGCTGCCGGCTGTTCTGA